A window of Hemibagrus wyckioides isolate EC202008001 linkage group LG03, SWU_Hwy_1.0, whole genome shotgun sequence contains these coding sequences:
- the wu:fj13e08 gene encoding zinc finger protein 37, translated as METGLPSAPSLHWIKTEQNTRRVPPKNGCILSLQSIDLPSDLTCPVRVKQESDLPQSECLPRPQFKKIKKESTEMNELIKKEQHDDSSLTVTTEESQGSDDDLPHGLIPPVEMEEEECDVECPENLIACRNNKRLNKKRTAAKVKLHDSNTDKKYTRKQRKAQENTKYHCVKGHDGRTLLKTHTHTDGEEAFWCETCGKRFKRYDLLSDHRRGHNRKRPYACDQCGMMFAKPAYLKIHLRRHAGERAFPCDQCDKRFFDKYDLAVHQRDHTGERPYECRECGKSFKRIYILNKHMKTHSSEKTFKCNVCGKAYKYGYSYRLHMKSHSA; from the coding sequence ATGGAAACTGGTTTGCCATCTGCTCCAAGCCTACACTggataaaaacagaacaaaacacacgACGTGTACCACCTAAAAATGGCTGCAtcttgtcattgcaaagtatcGATCTGCCCTCTGACTTGACCTGCCCCGTACGAGTTAAGCAGGAATCGGATCTACCTCAGTCAGAATGTTTGCCTCGTCCTCAATTTaagaagataaagaaagagtctactgagatgaatgaattaattaaaaaggaACAGCACGATGACTCTAGCCTGACCGTAACCACCGAGGAGTCACAAGGGAGTGATGATGACTTACCACACGGACTGATTCCTCCTGTTGAAATGGAAGAagaggagtgtgatgtagaatgtcCTGAAAACTTGATTGCATGTCGAAATAATAAAcgtttgaataaaaaaagaactgcTGCCAAAGTAAAGCTTCATGATTCCAATACAGACAAGAAATATACACGCAAACAGAGAAAGGCACAGGAAAACACCAAATATCACTGTGTCAAGGGCCATGATGGCAGGACGctgttaaaaacacacacgcacactgatgGTGAAGAAGCATTCTGGTGTGAAACTTGTGGAAAACGGTTCAAACGGTATGACCTTCTCAGTGACCATAGGAGAGGGCACAACAGAAAAAGGCCATACGCCTGTGACCAGTGTGGCATGATGTTTGCCAAACCTGCTTATCTGAAAATCCATCTGCGCAGACATGCTGGGGAAAGGGCATTTCCTTGTGACCAGTGTGACAAGAGGTTTTTTGACAAATACGACTTAGCAGTGCATCAGAGAGatcacacaggagagagaccaTACGAGTGCCGAGAGTGTGGAAAGAGCTTCAAGCGGATTTATATACTGAACAAGCACATGAAAACTCATTCTAGTGAAAAGACTTTTAAGTGTAATGTCTGTGGAAAAGCCTATAAATATGGGTACAGTTACAGATTACACATGAAATCTCACTCGGCATAG